AGATTCAGCGCGTGTGGGAAGAAAACTTCTGCGTCTACGGTGCCCGTAAGGTCTGGCGGCAACTCCGCCGTGAAGGCGTTAATGTTGCTCGTTGCACTGTAGAACGGCTCATGCGCCGCCTAGGAATTCGCGGCGTGGTGCGAGGCCAACGCCCCTTCACGACCCTCAGTGATCCCGGCCAGAAACGGGCACCTGATTTAGTGAAACGTGACTTTACGGCTATGCGTCCTAATCAGCTTTGGGTGGCCGATTTTACCTATGTCGCTACCTGGTCTGGCTTCGTTTACGTTGCGTTCGTTATCGATGTTTATGCACGCTGTATCGTGGGTTGGCGTGTAGCGACGTCGATGAGAACGGCACTGGTGCTGGACGCTCTGGAGCAAGCTCTGTGGGCACGAAAACACAGACAAGGGTTGATCCATCATAGTGATAGGGGAAGCCAATATCTCTCGATCCGCTACACCGAGCGTATGGCTGACGAGGGTATCAATGCCTCAGTCGGCACCACCGGCGACTCCTACGACAATGCGCTGGCTGAAACCATCATCGGCTTGTTCAAAACGGAGGTGATCCATCATCGTGGCCCATGGAGGGGACTGGATGCCGTTGAGTATGCCACGCTGGAGTGGGTTGACTGGTTCAACAACCGCCGACTGCTGGAACCCATCGGAAACGTTCCACCAGCAGAACGAGAAAGGACGTATTATCGTCAACTGGAAGAGTCGGGTGAAGCTGCCTGACTCAAACAAACCGGTCTCCGGAATAACCGGGGCGGTTCAACCAGCCTTCCAAGGCACTCATGTGTCTCTTTGAGAAGATGGCTGCAGTAAATATTATCAGTGGTCGCATTATCCTTTTGACTAAGCAATAGGATAGCCCCGAAAACGCGACAAGGCTTGGAGGTGGCTCCTATAAGTCAAGCCAATATATCTATGAACGCGGTCAAGAGCAGGGTGGGGCAATGCAGGCCCGACAAAAATCAAGAAATGTCGCCGAAAGTCTTGCGCCAATCGCGTGGGCTAACCCGATGACGCTGCCTAAAATGTTGCCGGAAAGACGTCGCTGTGTGAAAGCCAGTCTTTTCTGCAATCGCTTCTACCGACAAAGAGGTGGTTTCCAAAAGCTCGCGCCCACGCCGTAACCGCTCGCTCACCAGCCACGCCACTACGGTCATGCCGGTGGCTTTTTGGAAATTTCGCGTAAAGGTACGTCGGCTCATGGCGGTGCGAGCAGCAAGCTCATCGATAGTGTGCGATGCCGACAAGTTTTCTCGCAGATAGTCGAGCAGGCGATTGATATGAGCATCTTGTGTTGAGGCGGCTACAGGCTGCTCTATGAACTGCGCCTGCCCACCTTCCCGATGTGGTGGGACTATCATGGCACGAGCTACCTTGTTGGCAACCTGCGCGCTATAGTATTCGCGTACCAGGAATAAGCAACAGTCCAGGCCAGCAGCGGTACCGGCAGACGTCACTAGACGATCTTCCTCCACATAGAGCGCATTGGTGTCCAGCTTAACTTTAGGAAAGCGGCCACTAAAGTCCTGCTCGGCCATCCAGTGGGTTGACGCCCGCCTGCCATCCAATAGCCCGGCGTAAGCCAGTGCATAGGTGCCGTAACACAGCCCCACTACGTGGGCGCCTCGCTCATGACAGCGGACGAGCGCCTCACACAACTCTTGTGGCGGTGCTTCATTCAGGTCATGCCATCCAGGCACTATCGCAATATCCATCTTATCCAACAGTTCTAAACCGCCATCGGGCCTCACTGTCATCGCCCGTTCGCCCTCCATGGACTTTCCCCCAGGTGCCACAATGGACAGATTGAACAGCGTGCGATCGGACAACGCTATACCAAACACCATATAGGGCACGGAGAAATGGAAGGGACTGAAGCGCGGGTGGAGGATTAGGCCGACGTTGGGTAGAGACAAAGCGCGACTCCTGCTATGTATTTTATAAACGATAGCATCATGGCCCAAAAGTTTCGATAACTGTCATTCAGGCCAATTTTCTTGTTAGTTGAGCCTCTCTAAACTACTTACCATTAACCCAGCAACGAATTGAAGGAAGTATAGAGATGCTAATTAAGACCCTCGCTAGTTCTACCGTCCTAGCCACGGCACTCATCGCCGGTAGTGCATCTGCTGACTTGAGCGCTAAAGAATCAACGCATCAGGTGCAGCAGGTTCGCAATGCGACTGTGAAGATCACCTATGGGGATACCACCTTCCTGATCGATCCTATGCTGGCCGAACAGGGCGCCTATCCAGGCTTCGAGGATACTTACCGTAGCGAGCTGCGTAATCCGCTGGTTGAGCTGACAATGCCGGCAGAGGAAGTGGTCGACGACACAGACGCCGTAATAGTCACTCATACACACCTCGACCACTGGGATGCCGCCGCGCAGGAGCTATTGCCGAAGAACATCCCCTTATTCGCTCAGAATGCCACCGATGCCGAGCTAATTCGCTCTCAGGGTTTTAGCGATGTGCGCATCCTTGATGTAGGAGCCGAATTCGGCGGAGTGCAGCTTCACAAGACGGGTGGCCAGCATGGCTCCGATACCCTCTATGCCGTTCCCGAACTGGCGCAATCGCTCGGTGACGTCATGGGCGTAGTCTTCGAAGCCCCTGGGCAAAAAACCACTTATGTGGTCGGCGATAGCGTATGGCGTGACGAAGTCGAGCAGGCACTGGAGCGCTACAACCCTGAGGTGATCGTGTTGAATACAGGCGCCGCTGAGGTAACCGGCTTCGAAGGTGATCCCATCATTATGGGTAAAGAAGATACGCTACGTACCCATAAGACGACCCCCAACGCCACCATCATCGCGGTGCATATGGATGCCGTGAATCATATGACATTAAGCCGTGACGAACTGGCCGATTACGTGCAGAAAGAGGGAATTCAAGATCACGTATTGATTCCTTCCGATGGCGAAGTCACCTCCTTTTAATCTCAAGGGCCGCTTCTTTTATGACGGCCCGCTTCTTCCTATCAGCTTATTGAAGGCTTGCTCGTCTACCTACCGCCTTCTTTGCCAAAGCGCAAACGCACTGGCAAACACTACAGAAAAAGGATTGATAACATGAGTAACCGCGCAATCATTGTCGTCGATATTCAGAATGAATATTTCCCTGGCGGCCAGCTGCCACTAGAAGGTATTGAGAAGGCAGTAACGAATGCAGCCAAAGTCATTGAGCATGCTCGGTCGGTAAAAGATCTCGTCGTCTATTTTCAACATGAATCTGCTGATTCAGAAATCCCTTTCTTCACCCCCGGTACGCAAGAGGTAGCCATTCATCCCGTGGTCGCGCCGTTGGACCAGGAAACGGTACTAGTGAAGCATTTTCCTAACTCGTTTCGTGAGACCGGTTTGAAAGCGCTATTGGATCAGCAAAATATTGAGGAGGTTGTCATTATCGGCGCAATGAGCCACATGTGCATCGATGCAACCAGCCGTGCAGCTTCGGATTTGGGTTACAAGACGACGATTGTCCACGATGCCTGCGCCACGCTGGACCTTGAATTCGATGGCGTGATGGTGCCGGCGACTCAGGTTCATGCAACGATAATGGCAGCCTTGGCATTCGCTTATGGCACGGTAACTGCAACGGAGCACTATATCGGGTAATGCCATAGCCCGATGCGACGTGGCCACCTCATCGCCGCCTTAGAAGCACCACGGATGGAAGGCGGCACTCGGGAACCGGATCACCCCTGATGGCTTCCCGCGCGAATCGACTTGAACGAGCTGAGCAATCTCGGTTTTGATCTTTGCGCAAGCGCTGACGCAAAGGTGGGATCCCTAAGCCACGAGTGCTGGGTGGATTTAAATTAGAATTAACTGAAAGTCCGCTGTTGGCCGGGTAACGACGGCCCGATATCGGCCGTCGTTTGTCCATATCAAACTTCTGTCTGTTCTGCCATTTCCAAAGCATCATCTACTTCAATCCCAAGATATCTGACGGTGCTTTCCAGCTTCGTATGACCTAGGAGCAGCTGCACGGCCCTTAAGTTTTTCGTGCGACGGTATATCAGCGACGCTTTGGTGCGGCGCATCGTGTGCGTGCCATAAATTGACGCATCTAGACCTATTTCGGTGACCCAGGCTTTCACAATACGGGCATATTGGCGCGTCGAAAGATGCTTTGCGCTATTGATTCTGCTGGGAAATAAGAAGTCTTCGTTTCGGAGCTGAGCCAGCTGTATCCAGTCGATAATAGCGATGCGCGTTTGCTCGGTTATTTCGAACTGGACAGGTCGATGCGTTTTTTGCTGCATCACAATCGCTCGTGGGGATATACACGCACCATGAGCTATATCCCGTACTCGTAAATTGACGAGGTCGCAGCCTCGTAATTTACTATCGATGGCTAAATTGAAGAGGGCGAGGTCTCTCGTCTTTTTAGCAAGCTGTAGGCGAACACGTATAGCCCAGATATCGCGAAGACGCAGAGGCGCCTTCTGTCCAACCAACTTGCCTTTATTCCAAGGTGTAGGTTTACAGGAGATTTCAGTCAAAACGTTCATGGCATGTTCCTCCATCAGGTGGAGGTCAAAGAATGGCTCAATTCATGCTCATCATGTGCTAAGATTAATTTATAGTCGGTGCTCGACCCAAAGCGGTCTTTTCGGAAAATGCAGCTGGCGACGCTAACTCGGGATCAAGCGAGAAAAGCATGAGTAAAATAGAAACCCAGCCGTGGGGCTGGGTTTCAACACTAACTAACGATAACCTGCCTTTGAGTTAGGCTCTTACTTAAAACTCTTCCCACTCCAGCTCTGCCGTTTTAGAGCTAGCCAGTCTTCCACTTGGAGCACGAGCCTTTATAGC
This Vreelandella neptunia DNA region includes the following protein-coding sequences:
- a CDS encoding IS3 family transposase (programmed frameshift), coding for MNSPKRYSPEVRERAVRLVLEQQGEYPSKWAAICSIASKFGCTPETLRAWCKRTELTQENSSVNLSEHERLKQLERENTELKRANEILRKAAAFFGPGGARPQTQLMVSFIDEHRAQFGVESICSQLPIAPSTYYHHKALEADPERRADRYRQDAFLTAEIQRVWEENFCVYGARKVWRQLRREGVNVARCTVERLMRRLGIRGVVRGQRPFTTLSDPGQKRAPDLVKRDFTAMRPNQLWVADFTYVATWSGFVYVAFVIDVYARCIVGWRVATSMRTALVLDALEQALWARKHRQGLIHHSDRGSQYLSIRYTERMADEGINASVGTTGDSYDNALAETIIGLFKTEVIHHRGPWRGLDAVEYATLEWVDWFNNRRLLEPIGNVPPAERERTYYRQLEESGEAA
- a CDS encoding GlxA family transcriptional regulator, whose translation is MSLPNVGLILHPRFSPFHFSVPYMVFGIALSDRTLFNLSIVAPGGKSMEGERAMTVRPDGGLELLDKMDIAIVPGWHDLNEAPPQELCEALVRCHERGAHVVGLCYGTYALAYAGLLDGRRASTHWMAEQDFSGRFPKVKLDTNALYVEEDRLVTSAGTAAGLDCCLFLVREYYSAQVANKVARAMIVPPHREGGQAQFIEQPVAASTQDAHINRLLDYLRENLSASHTIDELAARTAMSRRTFTRNFQKATGMTVVAWLVSERLRRGRELLETTSLSVEAIAEKTGFHTATSFRQHFRQRHRVSPRDWRKTFGDIS
- a CDS encoding MBL fold metallo-hydrolase; translation: MLIKTLASSTVLATALIAGSASADLSAKESTHQVQQVRNATVKITYGDTTFLIDPMLAEQGAYPGFEDTYRSELRNPLVELTMPAEEVVDDTDAVIVTHTHLDHWDAAAQELLPKNIPLFAQNATDAELIRSQGFSDVRILDVGAEFGGVQLHKTGGQHGSDTLYAVPELAQSLGDVMGVVFEAPGQKTTYVVGDSVWRDEVEQALERYNPEVIVLNTGAAEVTGFEGDPIIMGKEDTLRTHKTTPNATIIAVHMDAVNHMTLSRDELADYVQKEGIQDHVLIPSDGEVTSF
- a CDS encoding cysteine hydrolase family protein translates to MSNRAIIVVDIQNEYFPGGQLPLEGIEKAVTNAAKVIEHARSVKDLVVYFQHESADSEIPFFTPGTQEVAIHPVVAPLDQETVLVKHFPNSFRETGLKALLDQQNIEEVVIIGAMSHMCIDATSRAASDLGYKTTIVHDACATLDLEFDGVMVPATQVHATIMAALAFAYGTVTATEHYIG
- a CDS encoding tyrosine-type recombinase/integrase; the encoded protein is MNVLTEISCKPTPWNKGKLVGQKAPLRLRDIWAIRVRLQLAKKTRDLALFNLAIDSKLRGCDLVNLRVRDIAHGACISPRAIVMQQKTHRPVQFEITEQTRIAIIDWIQLAQLRNEDFLFPSRINSAKHLSTRQYARIVKAWVTEIGLDASIYGTHTMRRTKASLIYRRTKNLRAVQLLLGHTKLESTVRYLGIEVDDALEMAEQTEV